The genomic region GAGCATGGGCCCGCCCACCGCCGAACTGGGCGGACCGTTCAATGCCTGGCTGCAGATTCCGTCGTTCGGCCACATCGGCTCGAAGATGGGCGAGCGGCTGCGTTTCGGCTCGCTGCTGGGCGGCAGGGAACGCGAACTGGCGATCCTCACCGTCGGCGCCCACTGGAAGGCGGAATACGAATTCTGGGCCCATGCCCGCATGGCCCGCGCGGAAGGCCTGCCCGAGGCGATCATCGAGGCCGTGCGCACCGGCGCCCCGCCGCCCTATGAGAACGACACCCAGCGTCTGGTGCACGAAGTGGCGCGCGACCTCCTGCAGTCCGGCCGGGTCGGCGACGCCTTGCACGCCGCCGCCAGCGCGGCGCTGGGTTTTCCGAAGCTGGCCGAAGTGACGGCGCTGGTCGGCTATTATTGCCTGGTGTCGTTCACATTGAACGTCGCCGACGCGCGCCTGCCCGAGGGCGAGGCGCCGATCTGGCCCTGACCAGCGACACTGCGATTCCAGGTGTTTCTAGCGCTCCGCTTCCGGCTGCGGGTCCACCTTAGGTCGGATGATCGTGACGCCCGATGCGCCCCGAGGGCCGCGGCGGATCCCGCTGTCACGGCCAGGGCCCTCCGATTCGAACCGCGCCCGCACCGCGGCTGTGGGATAGGGCGCGCCGCGCCGGTGGCCGGGGTCGTGCTGCCATGTTTCGGTGACGCCGCGGCGGGTCATCCTGAGTTGCCGTGTTTCCCAGTCGGGGCTGGCGCTGGCATAGGATGCGGCCGCCAGCGTGTTGCACGGCGCGAAGGATATGCCGGCCGAGAGCATGTCGTGGACACGGGGGCCGCGCTGGCGGGGCCTCCAGATCAGGGGCGGCTTCTCGGGCAGCCACCAGGCGCCGTAGATGGTGGACGGGTCGTAGACCGGCACGCAGATGTCGCGCGGATTGGCCGGCAGGATGGTGATGAGGTCGCCCGCCACATAGATGTTCTGCTGCAGGCTGGAGCGCAGCGATCCCTGGTCAAGCGCCAGGCCCCGCAACGTCTGTACGGTCTCGATCACCGCCGGCTGTTCGCGCAGGAACACGTCACCGAGACGGCGCACCCAGTCCGCATGGGCGCCCATCA from Emcibacter sp. SYSU 3D8 harbors:
- a CDS encoding carboxymuconolactone decarboxylase family protein — its product is MVKFPKLRRGDLTDEQAALWDDIVEGPRKASMGPPTAELGGPFNAWLQIPSFGHIGSKMGERLRFGSLLGGRERELAILTVGAHWKAEYEFWAHARMARAEGLPEAIIEAVRTGAPPPYENDTQRLVHEVARDLLQSGRVGDALHAAASAALGFPKLAEVTALVGYYCLVSFTLNVADARLPEGEAPIWP
- a CDS encoding DUF3300 domain-containing protein produces the protein MTKLRVFWVIVTLCLAAAPAPALVVAERPAPVSQDDLDQLIAPVALYPDPLLAHVLAAATYPVEVGEAVRFMEEHDGLRGQELAMEIRNKGWEPTVSALLQFPAVLAMMGAHADWVRRLGDVFLREQPAVIETVQTLRGLALDQGSLRSSLQQNIYVAGDLITILPANPRDICVPVYDPSTIYGAWWLPEKPPLIWRPRQRGPRVHDMLSAGISFAPCNTLAAASYASASPDWETRQLRMTRRGVTETWQHDPGHRRGAPYPTAAVRARFESEGPGRDSGIRRGPRGASGVTIIRPKVDPQPEAER